From a single Streptomyces sp. 1331.2 genomic region:
- a CDS encoding MFS transporter — protein MDAEGAWRVGQLRRAAAAALIGTAIEFYDFFIYGTAAALVFGVVFFPGLGAVGALLAAFSVYAVAFLARPLGAVVFGHFGDRVGRKATLVVSLLLMGLATAAVGLLPGFAAWGWWAPAVLVVLRVCQGVGLGGEWGGAALLIAENAPAARRGRYGGFLQLGPTIGFVLANGVFLALQLGLDERAFRAWGWRVPFLASFALVAVGLFVRLRVEESPLFRAMERTEERGEKGAHGERPPVLEVVREHWRPVVAGGGAITVGYALFYLTTTYSLAYATSGLGVASTLVLAMLLVGAVGMAGTVWLSAERSDRWGRRRTLRWATGLAAGWALVLFPLLESVSRPLMFVALAGAMVVLGCMFGPVAAFLPELFPTRVRYTGAALTYNLGGVVGGALTPLVATRLTAAYGTAQPVGWYLAGLGVLALGCLRLLPETTGAELGAVDGGRRRAPLWGADPAA, from the coding sequence ATGGATGCGGAGGGTGCTTGGCGGGTAGGGCAGTTGCGGCGGGCGGCGGCTGCGGCGCTGATCGGGACGGCGATCGAGTTCTACGACTTCTTCATTTACGGCACGGCGGCGGCGCTCGTGTTCGGGGTGGTGTTCTTCCCCGGGTTGGGTGCGGTGGGGGCGCTGTTGGCGGCGTTCTCGGTGTATGCGGTGGCGTTCCTGGCCCGGCCGTTGGGGGCGGTGGTGTTCGGGCACTTCGGGGACCGGGTGGGGCGGAAGGCGACCTTGGTGGTGTCGCTGCTGTTGATGGGGTTGGCGACGGCGGCGGTGGGGTTGTTGCCGGGGTTCGCGGCGTGGGGGTGGTGGGCGCCGGCGGTCCTGGTGGTGTTGCGGGTGTGCCAGGGCGTCGGGTTGGGCGGGGAGTGGGGCGGGGCGGCGCTGCTGATCGCGGAGAACGCGCCGGCCGCCCGGCGGGGGCGGTACGGGGGCTTCCTGCAGTTGGGGCCGACGATCGGGTTCGTGTTGGCGAACGGGGTGTTCTTGGCGCTCCAACTCGGTTTGGACGAGCGGGCGTTCCGTGCGTGGGGTTGGCGGGTGCCGTTCCTGGCCTCGTTCGCGCTGGTCGCGGTGGGGTTGTTCGTACGGCTGCGGGTCGAGGAGTCGCCGCTGTTCCGGGCGATGGAGCGTACGGAGGAGCGCGGGGAGAAGGGGGCGCACGGGGAGCGGCCGCCGGTGCTGGAGGTGGTGCGGGAGCACTGGCGTCCGGTGGTGGCGGGTGGGGGCGCGATCACCGTGGGGTACGCGCTGTTCTACCTGACCACGACGTACTCGCTGGCGTACGCGACCTCGGGGCTCGGGGTGGCGAGCACGCTGGTGCTGGCGATGCTGCTGGTGGGCGCGGTGGGGATGGCCGGGACGGTGTGGCTGAGCGCCGAGCGCAGTGACCGGTGGGGGCGGCGGCGGACGTTGCGGTGGGCGACGGGGCTGGCCGCCGGCTGGGCGCTGGTGCTGTTCCCGCTGCTGGAGTCGGTGAGCCGCCCGCTGATGTTCGTGGCGCTGGCGGGGGCGATGGTGGTGCTGGGCTGCATGTTCGGGCCGGTGGCGGCGTTCCTGCCGGAACTGTTCCCGACCCGGGTGCGCTACACGGGTGCGGCGCTGACGTACAACCTGGGCGGTGTGGTCGGCGGTGCGTTGACGCCGCTGGTGGCGACGCGGCTGACGGCGGCGTACGGGACGGCGCAGCCGGTGGGCTGGTACCTGGCCGGGCTGGGGGTGCTGGCCCTGGGGTGTCTGCGGCTGCTG
- a CDS encoding S8 family serine peptidase encodes MWKTSTGQGVTVAVIDGGFRLDHPDLVGQFLPGKDFSGSPGGVGTFGDGHGTEMSSLIAGTGKGVGGTGAYGLAPGAKILPLKINNGSVGALVSADFLDQIGQAVNYAVDQGAKVINISQGIAAVTAMPSDVDKLDRILAAARSKGVLVVSSVGNKAQSGNLLSYPGGLPNVVGVGAIDRQGTVTAESETGPHVALVAPGDEILAGCTSETEYCKSHGTSDAAALVSASAALVWAVHKDWTANQVLRVLINTAGRPNGGDKRTDDAGWGAVRPRVALTDPGDPGPAGVSPLPADAVLPSAAPSGSASASASAPVSSVPSAAGSPTDVAVGAPPVQPKADSSSGSGSSLPIVAGVVAGLVLVAGVVFVVVRRRKSAVQPEVAVPPVPPQQPLPPSYQPPVPPEDNPYAR; translated from the coding sequence ATGTGGAAGACCTCGACAGGGCAGGGCGTCACTGTCGCGGTGATCGACGGAGGCTTTCGACTGGACCATCCTGACCTGGTCGGACAGTTCCTGCCAGGCAAGGATTTCAGCGGTAGTCCCGGCGGGGTGGGGACCTTCGGCGACGGACACGGTACGGAGATGTCCAGCTTGATTGCGGGTACTGGCAAAGGCGTGGGCGGAACAGGCGCCTACGGTCTGGCGCCCGGAGCCAAGATCCTCCCACTCAAGATCAACAATGGGTCTGTCGGTGCCCTCGTTTCGGCCGACTTCCTGGACCAGATCGGACAGGCTGTCAACTATGCCGTAGACCAAGGGGCGAAGGTCATCAACATCTCGCAGGGCATTGCTGCAGTGACGGCCATGCCGAGTGATGTGGATAAACTGGACAGGATTCTTGCTGCTGCGCGATCCAAGGGTGTCCTGGTCGTATCCAGTGTCGGAAATAAGGCGCAGTCCGGAAACCTGCTGTCGTACCCGGGTGGGCTGCCCAACGTAGTCGGAGTGGGGGCCATCGACCGACAGGGAACCGTTACGGCTGAATCGGAAACCGGACCTCACGTTGCCCTGGTTGCTCCGGGCGATGAAATTCTCGCGGGTTGTACCTCGGAAACGGAATACTGCAAGAGCCATGGAACGTCGGACGCGGCGGCTTTGGTTTCCGCTTCGGCTGCGCTGGTTTGGGCGGTTCACAAGGACTGGACGGCGAATCAGGTTCTGCGGGTGCTCATCAACACCGCGGGCAGGCCGAACGGTGGGGACAAGCGTACGGATGATGCGGGGTGGGGGGCGGTTCGGCCTCGGGTCGCGCTGACGGATCCCGGCGATCCCGGTCCGGCGGGTGTGTCGCCGCTGCCGGCTGATGCGGTTCTGCCGTCGGCGGCTCCGTCGGGTTCGGCTTCGGCGAGTGCGTCCGCGCCCGTGTCGTCGGTACCGAGTGCGGCCGGGAGTCCGACCGATGTCGCGGTGGGTGCGCCGCCGGTGCAGCCGAAGGCTGATTCGTCGTCCGGGTCGGGCAGTTCGCTGCCGATCGTGGCGGGTGTGGTGGCCGGGTTGGTGTTGGTGGCCGGTGTGGTGTTCGTGGTGGTGCGGCGGCGGAAGTCGGCCGTGCAGCCTGAGGTCGCCGTTCCGCCGGTGCCGCCGCAGCAGCCGTTGCCGCCGTCGTACCAGCCGCCGGTGCCGCCGGAGGACAATCCGTACGCGAGGTAG
- a CDS encoding S8 family serine peptidase produces the protein MLSAALLAAGILAGPVAGPAVADDSIRADQWHLDAMHAPEMWKVSKGEGITVAVIDGGFKLDHPDLVGQFLPGKDFSGGSSGLGVDRNGHGTEMASLIAGTGRNRAGNGAYGLAPGVKVLPLKINSGSEGTVITAEFLDQIGQAISYAVDQGAKVISISQGTSAVTATSDDVAKINRILANARAKGVLVVASVGNSAQQGNIVEYPGGLPNVVGVGAVDRNGTVTDESERGPQVALVAPGMDVIAACTASTGYCKSHGTSDATALVSASAALVWAVHKDWTANQVLRVLINTAGRSNGGDGRTDGAGWGAVRPRVALTDPGDPGPAGVSPLPADAVSPSAAPSASASASAPVSSAPSAAGSPTDVAVGAPPVEPKAGSSSSAPIVAGVLAGLVLVAGVVFVLVRRRKSAVQPEAAVPLVPPHQPMPPSYQPPVPPEDNPYAR, from the coding sequence ATGCTTTCAGCCGCGCTCCTGGCTGCAGGAATTCTTGCTGGTCCGGTTGCTGGGCCTGCGGTTGCCGATGATTCGATCCGCGCTGATCAATGGCACCTGGATGCCATGCACGCCCCTGAGATGTGGAAGGTCTCGAAGGGCGAGGGAATCACTGTCGCGGTCATCGACGGAGGATTCAAACTGGATCATCCGGACCTGGTCGGGCAGTTTCTTCCGGGAAAGGATTTCAGCGGTGGCTCCAGTGGCTTGGGCGTAGACCGCAACGGCCATGGCACCGAAATGGCTAGCCTCATCGCAGGCACGGGCAGGAACCGAGCCGGGAACGGCGCCTACGGCCTTGCGCCTGGTGTGAAGGTTCTACCTCTGAAGATCAATAGTGGATCTGAGGGTACTGTCATCACGGCCGAATTCCTCGATCAGATCGGCCAGGCGATCAGCTATGCGGTTGACCAGGGTGCGAAGGTCATCAGCATTTCGCAGGGCACATCTGCGGTTACCGCCACGTCAGACGATGTGGCCAAGATAAATCGAATCCTTGCAAATGCGCGCGCGAAGGGCGTCCTCGTGGTCGCCAGTGTCGGGAATTCTGCGCAGCAGGGCAATATTGTCGAGTATCCGGGTGGTCTGCCGAATGTGGTCGGCGTCGGGGCTGTTGACCGGAACGGAACCGTGACGGATGAGTCCGAGCGTGGGCCGCAGGTCGCTCTCGTGGCCCCTGGCATGGATGTGATTGCTGCTTGTACGGCGTCCACCGGCTATTGCAAGAGCCATGGCACCTCCGATGCGACTGCCCTGGTCTCCGCTTCGGCGGCGCTGGTTTGGGCGGTTCACAAGGACTGGACGGCGAATCAGGTTCTGCGGGTGCTGATCAACACCGCTGGCCGGTCGAATGGTGGGGACGGCCGCACGGACGGTGCGGGGTGGGGGGCGGTTCGGCCTCGGGTCGCGCTGACGGATCCCGGCGATCCCGGTCCGGCGGGTGTGTCGCCGCTGCCGGCAGATGCGGTTTCGCCGTCGGCGGCTCCGTCTGCTTCGGCGAGTGCGTCCGCGCCCGTGTCGTCGGCGCCGAGTGCGGCCGGGAGCCCGACCGATGTCGCGGTGGGTGCGCCGCCCGTGGAGCCCAAGGCAGGGTCGAGTAGTTCGGCGCCGATCGTGGCGGGCGTCCTTGCCGGGTTGGTGCTGGTGGCCGGCGTGGTGTTCGTGCTGGTGCGGCGGCGGAAGTCGGCCGTGCAGCCTGAGGCCGCTGTTCCGCTGGTGCCGCCGCATCAGCCGATGCCGCCGTCGTACCAGCCGCCGGTGCCGCCGGAGGACAATCCGTACGCGAGGTAG
- a CDS encoding WXG100 family type VII secretion target has translation MAGESKYHDMEHAELREFVVSTQPDLVLKRAGQLQDAGRVLTELSTALQGHLGQVHWEGPAAENFKAWVGNLYKSAAIIGQHSATAGGAMTQAGEALSTAKVAMPPVPTEAMKVVAKYEGQATPAGVQAKLAVGQSVDDYMKTVPGSGWVSKAEYDQAKATVEKEHQEASHQVVNLAQAYSAATTTLNGIPEDVTLPGTPGDDKARASSTEYGGSGGGGYSGSVRSPRTGGGSVGGSYSPSGGGSYGGGSVAPQNPGSGSTGPSGPGHTTPIPPHGGGQVPPNPQDPGSVPPSHPSDPVNRPGTGLDSVPTLPTQTGPYGPGGGPLPTGGPTATPVYPSGPNGPGGGPGVPGGGPVPGFPVGPGGGSVQAKGGGGGYQPGKGGSFTPRPAPFGGGQIPGKNGTPGLPSGTVFGGREAGPGGGRAGGPNGMGMQPGMGGHGGGAVGSGGGGRGRGLSSTSGGTVGGRKGPAVGGEFTPGGTGLRNRAAAAGAAEGGSRSRQNGMMAPGAAGHGGRNERDRRKRADYLHEDEETWTSGTPQSNPDVVE, from the coding sequence ATGGCAGGAGAATCGAAGTACCACGACATGGAGCACGCCGAACTCAGGGAGTTCGTCGTGTCGACGCAGCCGGACTTGGTGTTGAAGCGAGCCGGTCAGCTCCAGGACGCCGGTCGTGTTCTGACCGAGCTCAGCACGGCACTGCAGGGGCACCTCGGCCAGGTCCACTGGGAAGGCCCGGCGGCCGAGAACTTCAAGGCCTGGGTCGGAAACCTGTACAAGTCCGCGGCGATCATCGGTCAGCACTCGGCGACCGCCGGCGGTGCGATGACCCAGGCCGGTGAAGCACTCAGCACGGCCAAGGTCGCGATGCCCCCGGTTCCCACGGAAGCGATGAAGGTGGTCGCCAAGTACGAGGGGCAGGCCACTCCCGCCGGAGTGCAGGCCAAGCTCGCCGTCGGTCAGTCGGTCGACGATTACATGAAGACCGTTCCGGGCTCCGGCTGGGTGAGCAAGGCGGAGTACGACCAGGCCAAGGCGACGGTCGAGAAGGAGCACCAGGAAGCCAGCCATCAGGTGGTGAACCTGGCCCAGGCTTACAGTGCGGCGACGACGACGCTGAACGGGATTCCCGAGGACGTGACGTTGCCGGGGACGCCTGGGGATGACAAGGCAAGGGCATCCAGTACGGAGTACGGAGGCTCCGGAGGCGGCGGCTACAGCGGCTCCGTCCGTAGCCCTCGTACGGGTGGCGGGAGCGTCGGAGGCAGCTACAGCCCGTCCGGTGGAGGCAGCTACGGCGGCGGGTCGGTCGCGCCGCAGAACCCGGGGTCGGGTTCCACCGGGCCGTCCGGGCCGGGGCACACCACCCCCATTCCTCCGCACGGTGGTGGCCAGGTTCCCCCCAACCCGCAGGACCCGGGTTCCGTCCCGCCGTCCCACCCCTCGGACCCGGTCAATCGTCCCGGCACGGGGCTGGACAGTGTGCCGACCCTCCCGACCCAGACCGGTCCGTACGGTCCCGGAGGCGGCCCGCTGCCGACCGGTGGTCCGACCGCCACACCCGTCTACCCGAGCGGCCCCAACGGGCCCGGCGGCGGTCCTGGTGTCCCCGGTGGTGGCCCGGTCCCCGGATTCCCGGTCGGGCCCGGCGGTGGTTCGGTGCAGGCCAAGGGCGGTGGCGGCGGATACCAGCCCGGCAAGGGCGGTAGCTTCACCCCCCGTCCGGCTCCCTTCGGCGGCGGCCAGATCCCCGGGAAGAACGGCACCCCGGGTCTGCCCAGCGGGACGGTCTTCGGCGGACGCGAGGCGGGGCCCGGCGGTGGCCGGGCCGGCGGGCCCAACGGCATGGGCATGCAGCCCGGCATGGGTGGGCATGGCGGTGGAGCCGTCGGTTCCGGCGGTGGTGGGCGTGGCCGGGGTCTGTCCTCGACCAGCGGTGGCACGGTCGGCGGCCGCAAGGGACCGGCCGTCGGCGGGGAGTTCACGCCCGGCGGCACGGGCCTGCGCAACCGCGCGGCCGCGGCAGGAGCTGCGGAGGGCGGTTCCCGGTCCAGGCAGAACGGCATGATGGCCCCCGGAGCGGCGGGCCACGGAGGCCGCAACGAACGCGACCGCCGCAAGCGGGCCGACTACCTCCACGAGGACGAGGAGACCTGGACCAGCGGTACGCCGCAGAGCAACCCGGACGTGGTTGAGTAG
- a CDS encoding FUSC family protein yields MPSSDAASWWARAVRPERPPLPLALMVRAAVGMAVPLAAGLLLHRLDLGVFAGLGAMHATMNDRAEPSRLRAARIGTAVLASALGMLVGTALQRADANGLALGAALTSTAFVSGALSATGPRGSAAGMLLLVSAALGSGMPLPHPWWAAAPMMLVGAAFVVLLGLPAGVPSRPAADPRVRALAAAYDALGRTLADLGTSRAAGSRQVLTARLNQLQDLLPNRTGTRTRSRNRNQHQTRSQDQYEAALAATEAATGLLWARRAVPPEVAAVPHRLAAAVRQGGGEVAMPDWQPDTPSRQALDVALRAAADTVAGREARLGTAPVPPPDPWRLRVRLLSRGSVRYGLRVALCIAVGSAVTANFPLSKSYWVPMTIAFVLKPDLGSVFLRAVSRSIGTVLGVAVTAALLVLTTEEWALTAIAALCVALLPYATAAHYGLNTVAMTPMALVLLQLGGQSSAAEFWPRVLDTVLASAIVLLFGYLLWPERPRHRIEPRLVDATGALRAYLDAVTATRTRPGDNLSPGNNRSPEISQSPDSSTGRTDRAEVWLRRTAYRSLAEARQEVRQGLAEPPPTGRLAEQWLPATAALERLGGAVAAFAAQIRYGGRVPDPDEVDRVRRALDELTVAARAHRPPSAPTGSTTVSVDRPTEPHDPTRSALGRAADELEALLTNG; encoded by the coding sequence ATGCCTTCCTCCGACGCCGCCTCCTGGTGGGCCCGCGCCGTACGGCCCGAGCGGCCGCCGTTGCCGTTGGCGCTGATGGTCCGGGCCGCGGTGGGGATGGCGGTGCCGCTGGCGGCGGGCCTGCTGCTGCACCGGCTGGATCTGGGGGTGTTCGCGGGCCTGGGTGCGATGCACGCGACGATGAACGACCGGGCTGAGCCGTCACGGTTGCGGGCGGCCCGGATCGGGACGGCCGTGCTCGCCTCCGCGCTCGGCATGCTGGTCGGTACGGCCCTGCAGCGCGCCGACGCGAACGGCCTGGCCCTCGGTGCGGCGTTGACGTCCACCGCCTTCGTCTCCGGCGCCTTGAGTGCGACGGGTCCGCGGGGTTCGGCGGCCGGGATGCTGCTGCTGGTGTCGGCGGCGCTGGGCAGTGGGATGCCGCTGCCGCACCCGTGGTGGGCGGCGGCGCCGATGATGCTCGTGGGCGCGGCGTTCGTGGTGCTGCTCGGGCTGCCGGCGGGTGTGCCGAGCCGGCCCGCCGCCGATCCGCGGGTCCGGGCGCTCGCGGCCGCGTACGACGCGCTCGGCCGTACGCTCGCCGACCTGGGCACCTCACGGGCGGCCGGCTCGCGCCAGGTGCTGACGGCCCGTCTGAACCAGCTCCAGGACCTCCTCCCGAACCGAACCGGAACCCGAACTCGGAGCCGGAACCGGAACCAGCACCAGACGCGGAGCCAGGACCAGTACGAAGCCGCCCTCGCCGCCACCGAGGCGGCGACCGGCCTGCTGTGGGCCCGTCGTGCCGTCCCGCCCGAGGTAGCCGCGGTGCCGCACCGCCTCGCGGCCGCCGTACGGCAGGGGGGCGGCGAGGTCGCCATGCCGGACTGGCAGCCGGACACGCCCTCGCGGCAGGCCCTGGACGTGGCGCTGCGCGCCGCCGCCGACACGGTGGCGGGCCGGGAGGCGCGGCTCGGCACGGCGCCCGTGCCCCCGCCCGACCCCTGGCGGCTGCGGGTGCGGCTGCTGTCCCGGGGCTCGGTGCGGTACGGGCTGCGCGTGGCGTTGTGCATCGCGGTCGGCTCGGCGGTCACCGCCAACTTCCCGCTCAGCAAGAGCTACTGGGTGCCGATGACGATCGCCTTCGTGCTCAAGCCGGACCTCGGCTCGGTGTTCCTGCGCGCGGTGAGCCGTTCGATCGGCACGGTGCTCGGGGTGGCGGTCACGGCGGCGCTGCTCGTGCTGACCACCGAGGAGTGGGCGCTGACCGCGATCGCCGCGCTGTGCGTGGCCCTGCTCCCGTACGCGACGGCGGCACACTACGGGTTGAACACCGTCGCGATGACGCCGATGGCGCTGGTCCTGCTCCAGTTGGGCGGCCAGAGCAGCGCGGCGGAGTTCTGGCCACGGGTCCTGGACACCGTCCTGGCCAGCGCGATCGTGCTGCTCTTCGGCTATCTGCTGTGGCCCGAGCGGCCGCGCCACCGGATCGAGCCCCGGCTGGTGGACGCGACGGGGGCGCTACGGGCCTACCTGGACGCCGTCACCGCCACGCGCACGCGCCCCGGAGACAACCTGAGCCCCGGAAACAACCGGAGCCCCGAAATCAGCCAGAGCCCCGACAGCAGCACAGGCCGCACCGACCGCGCCGAGGTGTGGCTGCGCCGCACCGCCTACCGCTCGCTGGCGGAGGCCCGCCAGGAGGTGCGGCAGGGCCTGGCCGAGCCGCCGCCGACAGGGCGGCTCGCGGAGCAGTGGCTGCCGGCGACGGCGGCGCTGGAGCGGCTGGGCGGCGCGGTGGCGGCGTTCGCGGCGCAGATCCGGTACGGCGGCCGAGTGCCGGACCCGGACGAGGTCGACCGGGTCCGCCGCGCGCTGGACGAACTGACCGTCGCCGCCCGCGCCCACCGCCCACCGAGTGCTCCGACGGGCAGCACGACCGTCTCGGTCGACCGTCCGACCGAGCCGCACGACCCCACGCGCAGCGCGCTGGGCCGTGCGGCGGACGAACTCGAAGCGCTCCTCACCAACGGCTAG